The following proteins are encoded in a genomic region of Hirundo rustica isolate bHirRus1 chromosome 15, bHirRus1.pri.v3, whole genome shotgun sequence:
- the BRI3 gene encoding membrane protein BRI3 has protein sequence MDSKPLLQERPPAYSPAAPGAPAYDYGHGNYGAIPAPQPGFQPPPPYSYPGAAAAPGYAVPPPTSQPSYSSTYTIIQQPATTTSVVVVGGCPACRVGVLEDTFTCLGVLCAIVFFPIGILFCLALRQRRCPNCGAAFG, from the exons ATGGACAGCAAACCGCTGCTGCAGGAGCGGCCCCCCGCCTACagccccgccgcgccgggcgCGCCGGCCTACGACTACGGGCACGGCAACTACGGCGCCATCCCCGCCCCGCAGCCCGGCTTCCAGCCGCCCCCGCCGTACTCCTACCCgggcgccgcggccgccccaG GGTATGCTGTTCCTCCACCGACATCACAGCCAAGCTATTCGAGCACGTACACCATCATCCAACAGCCTGCCACCACCACTTCTGTAGTAGTAGTTGGTGGCTGTCCTGCCTGCAG GGTTGGCGTGTTGGAGGACACCTTCACCTGTCTTGGTGTTTTGTGTGCCATTGTATTCTTTCCAATTGGGATTCTGTTCTGCCTTGCACTGAGGCAGAGAAGATGCCCTAACTGTGGGGCAGCTTTTGGCTGA
- the BAIAP2L1 gene encoding brain-specific angiogenesis inhibitor 1-associated protein 2-like protein 1, with protein MSRDPEEVNRLTENTYKNVMEQFNPGLRNLINLGKNYEKAVNVMVVAGRAYYDSLAKIGDISADSPVSKELGQVLVEISRTHKKLNDSLEESFKKFHKEIISELEKKTDLDVKYMTATLKRYQTEHRSKLDSLEKSQAELKKIRRKSQGARNVTKYEHKEMEYLETVSSRQSDIQRFIAEGCREALLEEKRRFCFLVDKHCSFTQHMHFYHVQCADFLKSKLPGWEEICSDATKVPEKVRMMIDEMRTPGSTPVSGTPQPSPMVKRNTLIGNDFYPHQENASKVPPAPTGRAYTSPLVDMFNNPATAPKAPSEKLNHSAENSDDASLSRSTSVATGLNIIKRQKVKTIFPHTAGSNKTLLSFAQGDIITLLVAEEKDGWLYGEHDTTRLKGWFPSSYTRPLDESAEEKAFAPVPSPAPIRSVSSVNLVEKGEVVLPPPDYLGAAQTDRRMEPARGAAVKTPTDRAEQAGPKPDMNGIIKPPFLSGENPFATVKLRPTVTNDRSAPIIR; from the exons TTATGGTAGTGGCTGGAAGAGCATATTATGATAGCCTTGCAAAGATTGGGGACATATCAGCAGATTCTCCAGTTTCTAAAGAATTAG GACAAGTTCTGGTAGAAATCTCAAGAACACACAAGAAACTTAATGACAGTCTAGAGGAGAGT ttcaaaaaatttcataaagaaattatatctgaactggagaagaaaacagacCTGGATGTAAAATATATGACT GCAACTTTAAAAAGGTACCAAACTGAACACAGAAGCAAACTGGATTCTTTAGAGAAGTCTCAGgctgagctgaaaaaaatcagaaggaaaagccaAGGAGCACGAAATGTAACGAAGTATGAGCATAAAGAAATGGAG tatTTGGAAACCGTGAGCTCTCGCCAAAGTGACATTCAGAGATTTATTGCAGAAGGCTGCAGAGAAGCTCTCcttgaagagaaaagaaggttCTGTTTTCTGGTTGACAAGCACTGCAGCTTTACCCAGCACATGCACTTCTACCACGTTCAG TGTGCAGACTTCCTAAAATCCAAGTTGCCTGGGTGGGAGGAAATCTGTAGTGATGCCACCAAAGTGCCTGAAAAGGTCAGAATGATGATAGATGAAATGAGGACCCCTGGTTCCACGCCGGTATCGGGAACGCCGCAGCCTTCACCGATGGTAAAGAGAAATACCCTG ATTGGAAATGATTTTTATCCTCACCAAGAAAATGCATCCAAAGTGCCCCCGGCTCCCACAGGCAGGGCGTACACGAGTCCACTCGTGGATATGTTCAACAATCCTGCAACAGCTCCCAAAGCACCTTCTGAAAAACTGAATCACTCAGCAG agaatTCAGATGATGCCAGTTTATCACGTTCAACTTCTGTTGCCACGGGATTAAATATAATTAAGAGGCAAAAAGTGAAGACAATCTTCCCACATACTGCTGGAAGCAACAAGACATTGCTCAGCTTTGCCCAGGGGGATATCATCACCCTGCTGGTGGCTGAGGAAAAGGATGGCTGGCTTTATGGGGAGCACGACACAACCAGACT AAAAGGATGGTTTCCATCATCATACACCAGACCACTGGATGaatcagcagaagaaaaagccttTGCCCCAGTGCCAAG CCCTGCACCAATCCGAAGTGTTAGCTCTGTGAACCTTGTGGAGAAAGGGGAAGTTGTGCTCCCACCACCAGACTACCTGGGGgctgcacagacagacagacggatGGAGCCCGCCAGAGGTGCTGCGGTGAAAACTCCGACCGACAGAGCGGAGCAGGCGGGCCCG aaaccTGACATGAATGGCATTATAAAACCACCTTTTCTGAG CGGAGAAAACCCCTTTGCAACGGTGAAACTCAGACCCACAGTAACAAATGACAGATCAGCCCCGATTATCCGATGA